The genomic region CCGTGGCGATGCGCAGCGGGCGGGCGAGTCGCCCGGCGGGGGCGCTCGCGTCGTTGATCAGCATGATGAGGACGGTCGGCGCGCCGTTGAAGTGCGTGACGCCCTCCTCGGCGACGAGCCGCCACACGACGGGCGGGTCGACCTTGCGCAGCAGCACGTGGCGCGCCCCCGCCGCGGTCACGGCCCACGGGAAGCACCAGCCGTTGCAGTGGAACATCGGCAGCGTCCAGAGAAAGGCCGAGCCGGTGTCGAGCCGGTGGCAGACGATCTCGGCGAGCGCGTTCAGGTATGCGCCGCGGTGCGTGTACATGACGCCTTTCGGGCGGCCCGTCGTGCCCGACGTGTAGTTGATGGCGTACATCGATTCCTCGTCGGGCACGCGCCAGGCGGCGTCGCTCGGCGGTCCGTCGAGGAACGCTTCGTACTCGGGACCGTCGAAGCTGCGTGCGATGCCGGGCGCCTGCTCGGGATCGTCGATCGTGACCACGCGCTCGACCGACGCGGGCACGCTGCCGAGCGCCGCCGCGAGCTCGGCGTCGACGAGGAGAAGACGGGCGCCGGAGTGCGCGAGGATGTAGGCGACCTCGGCCGGCGCGAGCCGCGTGTTGATCGCGACCAGCACGCCGCCGGCGAGCGCGACGCCGAAGTGCGCCTCCAGGATCGCGGGCACGTTCGGCGCGAGGATCGCGACGCGATCGCCGCGCCGGATGCCGGCGCGCTCGAGCGCCGCCGCCAGGCGGCGCACCCGCTCGGCCATCTCGCTCCAGGTGAAGCGGCGCGCGCCGTAGACGGCGGCGATGCGGTCGCGGTGCACGTAGGCGGCGCGCTCGAGGAAGAGCAGGGGCGTCAGCTCGGTGCGGTTCACCTGCATGGCGGCGGACCCTAGCAGCGCGCTCCGCGACGGGGAACCGAACCCGGGCACGCGCGTTGCTTTCACGGGGATGCGGAGGGGCGGCGGAGCCCGTCGGGCGGCAGGCGCCGGACGGCCGGCTGACGGAGGGTCAGCCCTTTGACGCGCGGGCTCGCGCTCGGGCTGCTGTGCGTCGCCGCCGCGGCGGGCGCCGCGCCGTTCGAGGTCCGCACCGTGCCGCATCCGTACCCGGCGGCGGGCGACTTCTTCGGCGCGTCCGTGGCGCTCCGCGGCGGCCGGCTGGTGGTGGGTGCGCCGCGACGGGATCAGCCCGGCGCGGCCGACGCCGGCGCCGTCTACGTCTTCGACGCCGGCAGCGGCGCGCTGCTGCACGCGCTCGTCGCGCCGGCGCCGATCGCCGATGCGCGGCTCGGCTCCGCGGTCGCGGCGGTCGGCGCCGACGTCGTCGCGGGCGCGCCCCACGAGGACAGCGGTGCGCCGCACGCGGGCGCGGTCCACGTCTTCGCGCTCGCCGGGGGCACCCATCTCCGCACCGTGCCGAATCCCGAGCCGGCGCTCGACGACGGCTTCGGCGGCGCCGTGGCCGGCGCGGGCGGCGACCTCGTCATCGGCGCGCGACTCGACGGCGCGGGCATCGCGGACGGCGGCGCCGCCTACGTGGTCGGTGCCGGTACGGCGCCACGGCTGACGCTGCTG from bacterium harbors:
- a CDS encoding long-chain-fatty-acid--CoA ligase, with product MQVNRTELTPLLFLERAAYVHRDRIAAVYGARRFTWSEMAERVRRLAAALERAGIRRGDRVAILAPNVPAILEAHFGVALAGGVLVAINTRLAPAEVAYILAHSGARLLLVDAELAAALGSVPASVERVVTIDDPEQAPGIARSFDGPEYEAFLDGPPSDAAWRVPDEESMYAINYTSGTTGRPKGVMYTHRGAYLNALAEIVCHRLDTGSAFLWTLPMFHCNGWCFPWAVTAAGARHVLLRKVDPPVVWRLVAEEGVTHFNGAPTVLIMLINDASAPAGRLARPLRIATGGAPPSPTLLGQWEAIGAELTHLYGLTETYGPHTTCDWHPEWNALAPERRAVLRARQGVAHQVACELRVVDAEMRDVPADAATLGEVVMRGNNVMAGYFDDPDATATAFRGGWFHSGDVAVVHPDGYIELHDRAKDIIISGGENISTIEVEQTIASHPDVLEVAVIAVPDEKWGEVPKAFVVPKDGRTPTADAIVAHCRARLAKFKCPKQVAFGPLPKTSTGKVQKFVLREQEWKGRDKRIH